In Paenibacillus phoenicis, one genomic interval encodes:
- a CDS encoding LacI family DNA-binding transcriptional regulator — protein sequence MKPITVYDIAKEANVSVATVSRVLNNTAPVKKETRERINELINKYQFQPNALARSLSKKETGMIGIILPDITNPFFPEVLSGFDLEARKQGYTYFLCDTVSASVDSAEQYVRESQYLNALAEKQVDGIVMMGGRVDLAKPDMQLIEEVAEIGKRLPVLLVNGRLPKSGLNRVAVDERYGAELAAQHLIELGHRDIAIVGGFRQMSNTQQRTNAFTKKMVQAGLEVRKEWVLHGGFSVASGMTFMNQLLELPKRPTAIFCLNDLVAIGVLKAAVKAGLRVPEDLSIIGYDDTPFASYSIPELTTISLHAHELGRTAGEVLHQMITKSKVNKTTLLKPELVIRESTAALN from the coding sequence ATGAAACCGATTACAGTCTACGATATCGCCAAAGAAGCTAATGTATCCGTTGCTACCGTCTCACGCGTCCTTAACAATACCGCACCTGTAAAAAAGGAGACCCGGGAACGCATCAACGAGCTGATCAACAAATACCAGTTTCAACCCAATGCGCTGGCTCGAAGCTTGTCGAAGAAGGAAACGGGGATGATCGGCATTATTCTCCCGGATATTACAAATCCGTTTTTTCCAGAAGTGTTGTCCGGGTTTGATCTGGAAGCGCGCAAGCAGGGGTATACTTACTTTCTGTGCGACACGGTCTCAGCCAGTGTGGACAGCGCGGAGCAATATGTCCGGGAATCGCAATATTTGAATGCGCTCGCAGAGAAGCAGGTGGACGGGATCGTCATGATGGGGGGGCGGGTTGATTTGGCCAAACCTGACATGCAACTGATTGAGGAGGTAGCCGAGATCGGCAAAAGGCTGCCCGTTCTACTTGTCAACGGTCGACTCCCTAAATCGGGCCTGAATCGAGTGGCCGTAGACGAACGGTATGGAGCGGAGCTGGCGGCCCAGCATTTGATTGAGCTCGGGCACCGCGACATCGCGATTGTGGGCGGATTCCGTCAGATGTCCAACACGCAGCAGCGGACGAACGCTTTTACGAAGAAGATGGTTCAGGCGGGCCTTGAAGTGCGCAAGGAGTGGGTGCTGCATGGAGGTTTTTCCGTCGCCAGCGGCATGACGTTTATGAATCAATTGTTGGAGCTGCCTAAGCGCCCGACGGCGATCTTTTGTCTGAACGATTTAGTTGCGATCGGCGTGTTAAAGGCGGCCGTCAAAGCTGGGCTGCGCGTCCCCGAAGACCTCTCGATTATCGGATATGATGATACTCCGTTTGCCTCCTATAGCATTCCGGAGCTGACGACCATTTCACTGCATGCTCATGAGCTCGGCCGAACTGCGGGGGAAGTGCTGCACCAAATGATCACAAAGTCGAAGGTGAACAAAACGACCTTGCTGAAGCCGGAGCTGGTTATTCGCGAGTCTACTGCGGCTCTTAACTAG
- a CDS encoding beta-galactosidase has protein sequence MSTRIESESVVSLSGQAVNIHGESVILLCASLFYFRIPPELWQERLQQVREAGYNCIDVYFPWNFHELQEGTWDFTGMRDADTFLRLASEAGLWVIARPGPYICSEWDGGGLPAYLYAKEPALRIRDNDPAFLQHVARWYAQILPILHRHEVTRGGSVIFVQLENELDFYDCSNPAGYMAALRDMAATHGLSVPLIACAGQGGLVQASGLTEGIVPTCNFYPDDRDPDFERKVLHYREVLHRQGLPLLVTETNRSHYLLRRLLSAGAKLLGPYLQVSGTNFGFTNAINNWGRPLAFLTSDYDFGGMISPEGHLREEVQEAKLLARFIRAYGRAIAESEPNSGSKWSVAGEKEGVFGPYALRLKGGGELIFVTNGEDRSKQIHLHNEEASHASSTGTWTLAASRSLALPAKVPLTNWGISGQLVSSTAELYMVEQQMDGVVLAFHKEGDNGEIALAVEVAHDPITEGMQVIHREGQFILQLSGAETAFCRFELKEGRRFTVIVTSLLNALRTETIHLDGTVTLTADQPVSNVPDPTPAPDWRFVGREGWKAPIQAATVQTKGAEAEFLERLGVYRGYAWYEAETNLVAAEHRLHGFLVRQASDVVSLYADGAYLGTFTPGGASVFVPVNGSDVKKLQARVEIWGHSNFDDIRLPALRLPSLKGIKGITAITAVHNITSNWRVHPKVDRSRQGTLTEIDEALWPVVSFGSWLSADHLSQHLFRRTFIPGAGGDSWTLHFRNLQGHARLWVNGIDAGPIHPLDPFIDLKPYVTPGQELQLEVYLERTMGQSAGQVLVYEGVEASAYTIKAAEEAHLKAAAEHEVAAIPLELPLTLTSGEAGWLFAPIPNAAQGKGWRVRAAGSGLKLTVFMEERIVGRLWLPGGAGRPMMTGGSADSFYLPGPWFQAGQAQLSIFLEAVDEQAAGSLEKLEFISV, from the coding sequence ATGAGTACGCGTATCGAGTCCGAATCCGTTGTAAGTCTGTCTGGCCAGGCTGTCAACATCCATGGGGAGAGCGTGATTCTGCTTTGTGCTTCGCTCTTTTATTTCCGGATTCCCCCCGAGTTATGGCAGGAACGGCTCCAGCAGGTGAGAGAAGCAGGCTACAACTGCATCGATGTCTACTTCCCGTGGAATTTTCATGAGCTCCAGGAAGGAACCTGGGATTTCACCGGGATGCGGGATGCAGATACGTTTCTGCGACTCGCCAGTGAAGCGGGATTATGGGTGATCGCCCGCCCGGGACCATATATTTGCTCTGAATGGGACGGCGGCGGCTTGCCTGCCTATTTGTACGCCAAAGAGCCGGCTCTGCGGATTAGAGATAATGACCCTGCGTTCTTGCAGCATGTGGCCCGGTGGTATGCGCAGATCCTGCCGATCCTTCATCGTCATGAAGTCACGCGTGGGGGCAGCGTCATCTTCGTTCAGCTTGAAAATGAACTGGACTTCTATGACTGCTCCAACCCGGCAGGATATATGGCTGCGCTGCGAGACATGGCTGCAACGCATGGCTTATCCGTCCCGCTGATCGCTTGTGCCGGCCAAGGCGGCCTGGTGCAGGCGTCCGGGTTAACGGAAGGTATCGTGCCGACCTGCAACTTCTATCCGGATGACCGGGATCCCGATTTCGAGCGCAAGGTGCTGCATTATCGGGAGGTGCTTCACAGGCAGGGACTTCCGCTGCTCGTTACCGAGACGAACCGGAGCCATTACCTGCTGCGCAGATTGCTGTCAGCTGGAGCCAAGCTGCTGGGTCCTTATCTGCAGGTGTCTGGCACCAATTTCGGCTTCACCAATGCGATCAATAACTGGGGAAGGCCGCTGGCTTTCTTGACCTCGGATTATGATTTCGGAGGCATGATTTCGCCGGAAGGCCATCTCCGTGAAGAAGTGCAGGAAGCAAAGCTTCTCGCCAGGTTCATTCGTGCCTATGGCCGCGCGATTGCGGAATCTGAGCCGAATTCCGGGAGCAAATGGTCTGTTGCGGGCGAGAAGGAGGGAGTGTTTGGCCCGTATGCGCTGCGTTTGAAAGGCGGTGGAGAGCTGATTTTTGTGACCAACGGTGAGGATCGCTCCAAGCAAATCCACCTGCATAATGAGGAAGCCAGCCATGCTTCATCTACCGGGACATGGACCTTAGCTGCTTCAAGATCCTTGGCGCTGCCGGCAAAAGTGCCGCTAACGAACTGGGGAATTTCAGGACAGCTTGTTTCCTCTACGGCGGAGCTTTACATGGTGGAACAACAGATGGACGGAGTGGTTCTCGCGTTTCACAAGGAGGGGGACAACGGGGAGATTGCCTTAGCCGTCGAAGTTGCCCATGATCCGATTACCGAGGGGATGCAGGTCATCCATCGCGAAGGCCAGTTTATCTTGCAACTGTCTGGAGCAGAGACGGCGTTTTGTCGGTTTGAACTAAAGGAGGGGCGACGCTTTACGGTTATTGTCACAAGCCTTCTCAACGCGCTTCGGACCGAAACGATTCACCTGGATGGGACCGTGACCTTAACCGCAGATCAACCGGTCTCGAATGTCCCCGACCCTACGCCTGCACCCGATTGGCGGTTTGTTGGGAGGGAGGGATGGAAGGCGCCAATCCAGGCTGCGACGGTACAGACGAAGGGGGCGGAGGCAGAATTTTTGGAACGGCTCGGCGTTTACCGGGGATACGCCTGGTATGAGGCGGAGACAAATCTAGTCGCCGCTGAACATCGGCTGCATGGATTTCTGGTGCGTCAAGCGAGTGATGTTGTTTCGCTGTATGCTGACGGAGCGTACCTCGGCACTTTTACTCCCGGCGGAGCCAGCGTGTTTGTTCCGGTGAACGGATCGGATGTGAAGAAGCTTCAGGCGCGTGTGGAGATTTGGGGCCACAGCAATTTCGATGACATCCGGCTCCCAGCGCTTCGCTTGCCTTCTCTGAAAGGGATCAAAGGGATTACGGCCATCACCGCCGTACACAACATTACCTCGAACTGGCGCGTGCATCCGAAGGTCGACCGTTCGCGGCAAGGCACTCTTACAGAGATCGACGAAGCATTATGGCCGGTTGTTAGCTTCGGAAGCTGGCTGTCTGCGGATCATCTATCCCAGCATCTTTTCCGCAGAACGTTTATCCCTGGGGCTGGCGGGGATTCGTGGACGCTGCATTTTCGGAACCTTCAAGGGCATGCGCGGCTTTGGGTGAACGGAATCGATGCCGGTCCCATCCATCCGCTGGACCCCTTTATCGATTTGAAGCCGTATGTCACCCCAGGACAGGAGCTGCAGCTTGAGGTCTACCTGGAACGAACGATGGGGCAAAGCGCCGGACAAGTGCTGGTCTATGAAGGGGTTGAAGCATCGGCGTATACGATCAAGGCGGCGGAGGAAGCTCATTTGAAGGCTGCGGCGGAGCATGAAGTTGCTGCAATTCCGCTTGAATTGCCGCTGACGTTGACCTCAGGTGAGGCAGGATGGTTATTCGCTCCAATTCCGAACGCTGCACAAGGCAAAGGTTGGAGGGTCCGTGCCGCTGGCTCGGGATTAAAGCTTACGGTGTTTATGGAGGAGCGGATCGTCGGCAGGCTGTGGCTGCCAGGAGGTGCGGGAAGGCCGATGATGACTGGCGGCAGCGCGGACTCGTTTTATTTGCCGGGTCCATGGTTTCAGGCGGGGCAAGCGCAGCTGTCTATTTTTCTCGAGGCAGTGGATGAACAGGCTGCAGGCAGCTTAGAGAAGCTTGAGTTTATTTCCGTATAG
- a CDS encoding ABC transporter permease — protein MRQQGWFKRFWNNKTLLLMCLPAIIFFIIFAYLPMPGLYLAFIKYNYTDGIFKSPFVGFDNFRFLVMTGDLWRLTFNTVVYNLAFILLGNVLQITVAVFLNELRLKWFKKLTQTLMFLPHFISAVLIGLIAYNVLSYDYGLLNSILTSLGFDPVKTYSNATIWPFIIVLTYLWQSTGYGSIVYFAAIMGLDNEIVEAAEIDGAGAFQRIRYIVLPWLKPTFIILLLFSLGGILRGNFGLFFNLVGANNTALYATTDIIETYVFRALMTNFNFSIGSAVSLYQSVFGFVVVITANWLVKKVSPDNSLF, from the coding sequence ATGCGCCAGCAGGGGTGGTTCAAACGGTTTTGGAACAACAAAACGCTGTTGCTGATGTGTCTGCCGGCTATCATCTTCTTTATCATTTTCGCGTATTTGCCGATGCCCGGCTTGTATCTGGCTTTTATCAAGTACAACTACACGGATGGTATTTTTAAGAGTCCGTTCGTGGGGTTCGATAACTTTCGATTCCTTGTGATGACGGGGGATTTGTGGCGGCTGACTTTTAACACGGTGGTTTATAATCTGGCCTTCATCCTGCTGGGGAACGTCTTGCAAATTACCGTTGCGGTGTTCCTGAACGAACTTCGTCTCAAATGGTTTAAAAAGCTAACCCAAACCTTGATGTTCCTGCCGCACTTTATTTCGGCGGTCCTGATTGGTCTGATCGCTTACAACGTGCTGAGCTACGACTACGGTCTGCTCAACAGCATCCTGACTTCGCTGGGATTCGATCCGGTGAAGACGTATTCGAACGCCACGATCTGGCCGTTTATCATTGTGTTGACGTACTTATGGCAATCGACAGGGTATGGATCGATCGTATATTTCGCCGCCATTATGGGCCTGGATAACGAAATTGTCGAAGCGGCGGAAATCGACGGGGCCGGCGCATTCCAGCGCATTCGTTATATTGTGCTCCCTTGGCTGAAGCCCACCTTTATCATTTTGCTCCTGTTTTCGCTTGGCGGGATATTGCGCGGGAACTTCGGCTTATTCTTCAACCTGGTGGGAGCTAACAACACCGCGCTGTACGCGACGACGGATATCATCGAAACGTATGTGTTCCGCGCCCTCATGACCAACTTCAACTTCTCGATCGGGAGCGCCGTCAGCCTCTATCAATCCGTCTTTGGATTTGTGGTGGTTATCACCGCCAACTGGCTGGTCAAGAAGGTTTCGCCCGACAACTCATTATTTTAG
- a CDS encoding carbohydrate ABC transporter permease, which yields MDDAHETRSIRTDLGGIIVKIVGYLFIGFFALCCLLPFLLVLGTSFTSEAAIKRFGFNFWPREFSTFAYKIVFENPDLIIGSYLVTIGITICGTALGLFLVAMTGYALQRPDFAYRNRISFFIYFTTLFSGGLVPFYLLVTQYLGLKDNYLAVLLPGLLSPFLIIMMKSFVRSIPHAITESAKIDGAGDFTIFIRLILPMTTPALATIGLFIALGYWNEWYNSMLFLSPDMKYRPLQLFLYNVITSADFIRNSAAASNVELRDVPLESMKMATAIVATGPVILFYPFVQRYFIKGITVGAVKG from the coding sequence ATGGATGACGCTCATGAAACGCGAAGCATCCGCACAGATCTAGGCGGCATTATCGTCAAAATCGTCGGCTACCTGTTTATCGGCTTCTTCGCCTTATGCTGTTTGCTGCCCTTCCTGCTGGTCCTTGGCACATCCTTTACGTCGGAAGCGGCGATTAAACGGTTTGGCTTCAATTTCTGGCCCCGGGAATTCAGCACCTTCGCTTACAAAATCGTCTTCGAAAATCCGGATCTCATCATTGGCTCCTATCTCGTGACCATCGGCATTACAATCTGCGGTACCGCACTGGGTTTGTTCTTGGTGGCGATGACGGGGTATGCGCTGCAACGGCCCGATTTTGCTTACCGGAATCGCATCTCTTTCTTTATCTACTTTACGACCTTGTTCAGTGGCGGGCTGGTTCCGTTTTACCTGCTGGTGACACAGTATTTGGGCCTGAAGGATAACTACTTGGCCGTCTTGCTGCCCGGTCTGCTTAGTCCATTCCTGATCATCATGATGAAAAGCTTCGTTCGCTCCATTCCCCACGCGATCACGGAATCTGCCAAAATCGACGGGGCCGGAGATTTCACCATCTTTATCCGCCTAATCTTACCTATGACTACACCAGCCTTGGCCACGATCGGCTTGTTTATCGCCCTGGGGTATTGGAATGAATGGTACAACTCCATGTTGTTCTTATCGCCGGACATGAAGTACCGCCCGCTGCAGCTGTTCCTGTATAACGTCATCACCAGCGCGGACTTCATCCGAAATTCGGCCGCGGCTTCGAACGTGGAGCTGCGCGATGTGCCGCTCGAATCGATGAAGATGGCGACGGCTATCGTGGCGACGGGCCCGGTGATTTTATTTTATCCGTTTGTGCAGCGCTATTTTATCAAAGGCATCACGGTTGGCGCTGTCAAAGGCTAA
- a CDS encoding DUF3502 domain-containing protein, which yields MVRWKKASIWVMVSLLVLLLASCGGGSNNKGAGSDAANNGVNSVNTGQETDTGIDTSKFVKISYLVLGDKPKNGQFEKVLAEVNKIMKEKINAELEWKWIEWADWQTKYNLALASGEPIDLITIGTDWLDTWGNAQRGAFMNLDELLPKYAPETWKSIPEEDWEESKYNGKIVLIPENDYTQWVNHGFFYRGDWAKEAGITEPIKDWEGIEKYLQYIKDNKPDVIPWDAASGTQTWGGFVQSYTDELELPISTGFLPVFTAKSYEERFTAVSPIFEDVFLDYATMMKRWADQGFWREDALNNKNNNRDALKAGLSGLDQHHTQTFSGLRVEMDKAQPGSELQMFPFSRTRGTNLMELSITHGGTSVGAHSKNPERALMAYDLIRNNEEIYHLINYGIEGVQYVIKDGKRARPEGYDDARDGFYSDFWGGRVDKFEIPSETTWDQIEETLYAEYDKIKKPYVYGRFVFDKTPVEAELTAISQVTGELGPAIVMGKAGDPAKAVEEFRNKLKQAGYDKVLAELQKQLDAYKVQIGE from the coding sequence ATGGTTCGATGGAAGAAGGCGTCAATTTGGGTCATGGTGAGCCTGCTGGTGTTGCTGCTGGCGTCCTGCGGCGGCGGCTCAAACAACAAAGGGGCGGGCAGCGATGCGGCAAACAATGGGGTGAATTCGGTGAACACCGGTCAAGAGACGGACACGGGAATCGACACATCCAAGTTCGTGAAGATCAGTTATCTCGTTTTGGGGGATAAGCCAAAGAATGGCCAGTTCGAAAAGGTGCTTGCAGAAGTCAACAAAATCATGAAGGAAAAAATCAACGCCGAGCTGGAATGGAAATGGATCGAATGGGCGGATTGGCAGACCAAATACAATCTGGCGTTAGCCTCTGGGGAACCGATTGATCTGATTACGATCGGAACCGACTGGCTCGACACCTGGGGGAATGCGCAGCGCGGCGCCTTCATGAATCTGGATGAACTCCTGCCGAAATACGCGCCGGAAACGTGGAAATCTATCCCGGAAGAGGATTGGGAAGAAAGTAAATACAACGGCAAAATCGTCCTGATTCCGGAGAACGATTACACGCAGTGGGTCAATCACGGTTTCTTCTACCGCGGCGATTGGGCGAAGGAGGCCGGGATTACCGAACCGATCAAGGATTGGGAGGGCATCGAGAAATACTTGCAGTACATTAAGGACAACAAACCGGATGTGATTCCGTGGGACGCAGCGTCAGGCACGCAAACCTGGGGTGGATTTGTTCAATCGTATACGGATGAGCTGGAGCTTCCAATTTCGACCGGTTTCTTGCCCGTATTTACGGCTAAATCCTATGAAGAGCGATTTACTGCTGTAAGTCCAATCTTCGAGGACGTGTTCTTGGATTATGCCACGATGATGAAAAGATGGGCGGATCAAGGCTTCTGGCGTGAAGACGCCCTGAACAACAAGAACAACAACCGCGATGCGCTGAAAGCCGGCTTGTCGGGGCTTGATCAGCATCATACACAGACGTTCTCTGGACTTCGCGTCGAAATGGATAAAGCACAACCTGGTTCGGAGCTGCAAATGTTCCCATTCTCCCGGACGCGCGGCACCAACCTTATGGAGCTGTCGATTACTCATGGCGGTACATCTGTAGGGGCGCACAGCAAAAACCCGGAACGCGCGCTGATGGCCTATGATCTGATTCGCAATAATGAAGAGATTTATCATCTGATCAACTATGGGATCGAAGGCGTACAATACGTGATCAAAGATGGCAAACGTGCACGTCCTGAAGGTTATGATGACGCAAGAGACGGCTTTTATTCAGATTTCTGGGGCGGCCGTGTCGACAAGTTTGAAATTCCCAGCGAAACGACCTGGGATCAGATCGAAGAGACGTTGTATGCGGAATACGATAAGATCAAGAAGCCATATGTATACGGTCGCTTCGTATTTGATAAAACGCCGGTAGAAGCTGAATTGACCGCGATCTCGCAGGTAACCGGAGAGCTTGGTCCGGCCATCGTGATGGGGAAAGCCGGAGACCCGGCGAAGGCGGTTGAAGAGTTCCGCAACAAGCTGAAGCAGGCCGGATACGATAAAGTGTTGGCCGAGCTGCAAAAGCAGTTGGACGCTTATAAAGTTCAGATCGGTGAATAA
- a CDS encoding Nramp family divalent metal transporter, giving the protein MMEQSIAQQTTPVTSNGLDHRTSAHAALDGRTKGLKRLLPFLGPAFIAAVAYIDPGNFATNITAGSKYGYLLLWVIFASNLMAVLIQSLSAKLGIATGKNLPEVAHDRFPKGVSIFLWIQSELVIIATDLAEFIGAALGLYLLFGIPMLPAAVITAIGSFAILELQRRGYRALEAGIAAMVLIVVLAFAFQVIAANPDFAAVGAGLVTPRFDGVDSVLLAAGILGATVMPHAIYLHSSLTQNRIVGRNEAEKKKIFKLEFIDIVLAMLIAGAVNMAMVVVSAGLLFKNGLVVEDLDVALQQFGTIAGPFTAISFGLGLLIAGLSSSSVGTMAGDVVMQGFINKRINLYVRRAITTIPPLAIIVSGVNPTNALVMSQVVLSFGIAFALIPLILFTSNRKIMGGLVNHRVTTTLGWMISALVVSLNLFLVVQMLW; this is encoded by the coding sequence ATGATGGAACAAAGTATTGCGCAACAAACGACTCCAGTCACATCCAATGGATTGGATCATAGAACGTCCGCACATGCCGCATTGGACGGCAGAACGAAAGGTCTGAAACGGCTTCTTCCGTTTCTTGGACCTGCGTTTATCGCTGCGGTTGCTTATATCGATCCCGGTAATTTTGCAACGAACATCACCGCAGGATCGAAGTACGGGTATCTATTGTTATGGGTGATTTTCGCTTCGAATTTGATGGCGGTGCTGATTCAGTCGTTATCGGCGAAACTAGGGATCGCCACTGGCAAGAATTTGCCCGAGGTTGCTCACGATCGATTTCCGAAGGGCGTGTCGATCTTCCTGTGGATTCAGAGCGAGTTGGTCATTATCGCTACGGATCTGGCCGAATTTATCGGGGCGGCGTTAGGGCTCTATCTGCTGTTTGGCATTCCGATGCTGCCCGCTGCCGTGATCACCGCGATTGGCTCCTTTGCGATCTTGGAGCTGCAGCGTCGGGGATATCGCGCACTGGAGGCGGGAATCGCCGCGATGGTGCTGATCGTTGTTTTGGCCTTTGCCTTTCAAGTGATTGCGGCGAATCCGGATTTTGCTGCCGTTGGCGCAGGCTTAGTGACTCCTCGCTTTGACGGAGTGGACAGCGTCCTGCTGGCTGCGGGTATCTTAGGGGCCACCGTAATGCCTCACGCGATTTATCTGCACTCCTCGTTAACACAAAACCGGATTGTGGGACGCAATGAGGCCGAGAAGAAGAAAATTTTTAAACTGGAATTCATCGATATCGTGTTGGCGATGTTGATTGCCGGGGCCGTGAATATGGCGATGGTCGTTGTCTCCGCAGGGCTGCTCTTCAAAAATGGTCTAGTGGTTGAAGATCTGGACGTCGCCCTCCAACAATTCGGAACGATCGCCGGACCGTTCACCGCCATTTCTTTCGGACTGGGACTGCTGATTGCCGGCCTCTCGAGTTCTTCGGTGGGTACGATGGCCGGGGATGTGGTGATGCAGGGGTTCATCAACAAACGAATTAACCTGTACGTGCGGCGGGCGATTACCACCATTCCGCCGCTGGCGATCATCGTGTCGGGCGTGAACCCGACGAATGCCCTGGTCATGAGCCAAGTGGTGTTGTCGTTTGGGATTGCCTTTGCCTTGATTCCTTTGATCTTGTTCACCTCGAACCGCAAAATTATGGGCGGCCTCGTGAATCATCGGGTGACCACAACGCTGGGGTGGATGATCTCCGCTTTGGTCGTTAGCTTGAACCTGTTCCTGGTCGTTCAAATGCTCTGGTGA
- a CDS encoding 4-hydroxyphenylacetate 3-hydroxylase family protein, which produces MPIKNGKQYIERINRKRIRLWYNGERVNVPLSEHPAFRGLIRTQAAMYDKQCEDDLRDVMTYVSPTTEERVGLSFLPPTTPEELVRRRRMSEIWAGLHHGFLGRSPDYMNTALMSFYTAASMMEAVAPEYGQNLRTYYEYCRENDITLSHAFVQPMISKMSGPVDHDESLAAKVVEILPEGLVVSGAFLMATQGPTCEEILVLPTPSFMLGDGKVNPSAFAFAVPNDLEGMTFICRESHAFDSSYDHPLSSRFEEMDTMVIFDRVLVPRDRVFFFGEEDLCDRLFHEGHFHAYAGHQILTRYIAKTEFFLGLLQALAMEQNADGEPSFLHSIAKIMAMLENLKALRMAAETGGTFTASGYYVPALAPLTAAGIQFPDLHEEALKMIRTISASQLIMNPFGADFNSENQAYLDTYLQGISSLAKDRIALFRLAWELGGSAFGGRQNQFERFFFGNGKTIASRMYGCYESLEQYKSRIYQFLGLSEKHEK; this is translated from the coding sequence ATGCCCATTAAAAACGGAAAACAGTACATCGAACGGATCAACCGCAAGCGCATCCGGTTATGGTACAACGGCGAACGCGTTAACGTTCCGTTATCCGAGCACCCTGCCTTTCGAGGTCTGATCCGGACGCAGGCCGCGATGTACGATAAGCAATGCGAGGATGACCTGCGGGACGTCATGACGTATGTGTCACCGACCACCGAGGAGCGCGTTGGCCTTTCATTTTTGCCGCCGACCACTCCCGAAGAGTTAGTTCGCAGAAGGAGGATGTCCGAGATTTGGGCCGGTTTGCATCATGGATTTCTCGGCCGTTCCCCCGACTATATGAACACCGCGTTGATGTCGTTTTATACCGCTGCCTCCATGATGGAGGCTGTCGCGCCGGAGTATGGACAGAATCTGCGTACGTATTACGAGTATTGTCGGGAAAATGACATCACGTTATCCCATGCCTTTGTTCAGCCGATGATCAGCAAAATGTCCGGACCGGTTGATCATGATGAATCCCTGGCCGCCAAGGTGGTAGAGATCCTTCCTGAGGGTCTTGTCGTAAGCGGTGCTTTTCTGATGGCGACCCAGGGACCCACCTGCGAGGAAATCCTCGTCCTCCCCACGCCTTCCTTTATGTTGGGAGACGGGAAGGTGAATCCCAGCGCATTCGCTTTTGCGGTACCAAATGATTTGGAGGGAATGACCTTTATTTGCCGAGAGAGCCACGCGTTTGATTCAAGTTATGATCACCCCCTCTCCAGCCGGTTTGAGGAAATGGACACGATGGTGATCTTTGATCGGGTTCTCGTTCCGCGGGATCGGGTATTTTTCTTCGGCGAAGAGGATTTGTGCGATCGGTTGTTTCATGAAGGGCACTTCCATGCATACGCCGGTCACCAGATCCTCACGCGGTACATTGCGAAGACTGAATTTTTCCTAGGGCTGCTGCAAGCGTTGGCCATGGAGCAGAATGCGGATGGCGAGCCCTCGTTCCTTCATTCAATCGCCAAAATCATGGCAATGCTGGAGAACCTGAAAGCATTGCGTATGGCGGCCGAGACCGGCGGAACCTTCACCGCATCCGGTTACTATGTTCCAGCGCTGGCACCGCTGACCGCCGCGGGTATCCAGTTTCCCGATCTGCATGAGGAAGCGCTGAAGATGATCCGTACGATTAGCGCCAGCCAACTGATCATGAACCCGTTTGGGGCAGACTTCAATTCGGAAAACCAAGCTTACCTCGATACCTATTTGCAGGGAATATCCAGTCTGGCAAAAGATCGCATCGCCCTCTTCAGGCTGGCCTGGGAGCTGGGCGGCAGCGCGTTTGGCGGCAGACAAAACCAGTTTGAACGCTTCTTCTTTGGGAATGGGAAGACGATCGCAAGCCGCATGTATGGCTGCTACGAAAGCCTGGAGCAATACAAGTCGCGAATTTACCAGTTTCTTGGCCTGAGTGAGAAGCACGAAAAATAA
- the sleB gene encoding spore cortex-lytic enzyme, with translation MNKFRGFLLLFVIVLSVGLLGGAAPTQAASGTLKLGSTSGDVWDLQYRLKALGIFNEQLTGYYGTKTQQAVRTFQSRYGLQVDGVAGPQTWAALRKYSLNQSEMDLLARVIYSEARGEPYTGQVAVGAVVMNRIQSSLFPDTINGVVFQPGAFTAVDDGQIWLTPDRTAYLAALDAVRGWDPSYGSLYYFNPKTATSKWIWSRPQKLQIGNHIFTS, from the coding sequence ATGAACAAATTCCGAGGATTCCTTTTACTCTTTGTGATCGTGCTCTCGGTAGGCCTGTTGGGCGGAGCAGCGCCAACGCAGGCAGCCTCCGGGACGCTGAAGCTGGGCTCCACGAGCGGGGATGTCTGGGATCTTCAATACCGACTGAAGGCGCTGGGCATCTTCAATGAACAACTTACCGGATATTACGGGACAAAAACGCAACAAGCCGTGCGTACGTTCCAGTCGCGTTACGGGCTTCAGGTTGACGGTGTGGCTGGCCCCCAGACTTGGGCGGCGCTGAGAAAATATTCGCTAAATCAAAGCGAAATGGATCTGTTGGCCCGAGTGATTTATAGTGAAGCTCGAGGTGAGCCGTATACCGGACAAGTGGCGGTGGGTGCCGTCGTCATGAATCGGATTCAATCGTCTTTATTCCCTGATACAATCAACGGTGTCGTGTTTCAACCGGGCGCCTTTACTGCGGTCGATGACGGACAAATTTGGCTTACACCGGACCGCACGGCTTATCTAGCTGCACTGGATGCGGTCAGAGGTTGGGATCCGTCCTACGGTTCGCTTTATTATTTCAATCCAAAAACAGCGACAAGCAAATGGATTTGGTCGCGTCCGCAGAAGCTTCAAATCGGCAACCACATCTTCACTAGTTAA